The Salmo trutta chromosome 6, fSalTru1.1, whole genome shotgun sequence genomic sequence ctataataTAAATATGCGCAGCCATGGCTTCAATACCCCAATGTCTAAGTATTGAGGTGTGCACAAATAAAGGATGTCTAGCTAGTAACTCCGCtagcctagtagtagtagtagtagtagtagtagtagtagtagtagtagtagtaagttcGCTAGCCAGTTAATAAATCAGTTATAAAGCAGGttgcattagctagctagtttgccaGTTGAACCAAGTAGTACATCAGTGCTAGTTTGTCAATAACAAAATCATCTTTACATTGAATGCTGCACAGACACAATTGTCTGTTGATAGACATTTTACAATGTTAGCGACCTTTCGTTTTTTTCAGCTCAGGACAGGATGCCCCAGGAGGAGATGAAGAAGCCTCTTATACTTGGTGGTGCCAGCCCCAGACACCTCAAAACCTCAATTTCTGATCCAAGTACTCCCTTGGTTGGCATCATGGGCACAGGTGACTTCTCCCGCTCCTTAGCCACCAGGCTGGTAGCCTCTGGGTACCGGGTGGTGGTGGGCAGCCGCAACCCCAAGCGCTGTGCCTCCCTCTTTCCCGAGGAGGCTGAGGTGACCACCCAGCACCAGGCTGCCACCCAGGCCGACCTGGTGTTCGTGGCCCTCTTCCCCGAGCACTACTCCACCCTGGCTGGGCTGAGGGAGCCGCTAGTGGGGAAGACTCTGGTGGATGTTAGTAATGGTACTAAGATCAACAGGGATAAGCAGTCCTACGCGGAGCAGCTGGCCAGTATCTTCCCAGAGAGCAGTGTGGTGAAGGCCTTCAATGTGATCTCGGCCTGGAGCCTGCAGACGGGGCCAAGGGACGGCAGCAGACAGGTAAAGCCTAAGTCCTCTGCACACACAACAGTGccagagaagacagacagacattactaCTCTGAATTACATTTGGACGTGCTGTTTTCTAGTTTTTTGCTCCAAACCGGACAATGTCCACAGTTTATGTAATGTTACATGTTTCACACATTCTCATGTTGCAACCATATTATCACAGGTGTTGGTCATATGGTGTTATTGTAGTTAAACTATGTGATGTAGGCTATTGGTAAAGTATCGTGTCTCTTCAGTTGGGTTCTCCTTGGTGAATATTCCCTTCCCTGACACTCTTCTGTGACACTCGCCTCTTTACTATCCAGGTGCTGATTTGCAGTGACAGTAGTAGGGCCAAGAGCGCTCTACTCCAGATCTGCCGCAGTCTTGGCTTCATCCCTGTTGACATGGGCCGCCTCTCCTCTGCCCAGGAGATAGAGAACACCCCCCTGTACCTCTTCCCCTCGTGGCGCGTCCCATGTCTCTCCACCCTctgcctcttcttcttcttctatgccTACAACTTCCTTCGTGACGTCGTCCACCCGTACGCCACGGCAGGGAAGAGCAAATTCTACAAAATTCCGGTGGAGATGGTAAATGTGACACTCCCCTCGGTGGCCTTGGTGACCCTGGCTCTGGTCTACCTGCCCGGCCTTGTGGCTGCCTTCCTGCAGCTGTCGTGGGGCACCAAGTACAGGCGTTTCCCCAACTGGTTGGATCGCTGGCTGCAGCAGCGGAAGCAGTTGGGCCTCTGTGCCTTCCTCTGCGCAGCTCTGCACGCCGTCTACAGCCTGTGTTTGCCCATGCGCAGGTCTGCTCGCTACAATCTTCTCAACGCTGCCTTCAAACAGGTGAGAAAGGCATCAGT encodes the following:
- the LOC115196070 gene encoding metalloreductase STEAP3 isoform X1 — its product is MSARQKYTDVKKGAQDRMPQEEMKKPLILGGASPRHLKTSISDPSTPLVGIMGTGDFSRSLATRLVASGYRVVVGSRNPKRCASLFPEEAEVTTQHQAATQADLVFVALFPEHYSTLAGLREPLVGKTLVDVSNGTKINRDKQSYAEQLASIFPESSVVKAFNVISAWSLQTGPRDGSRQVLICSDSSRAKSALLQICRSLGFIPVDMGRLSSAQEIENTPLYLFPSWRVPCLSTLCLFFFFYAYNFLRDVVHPYATAGKSKFYKIPVEMVNVTLPSVALVTLALVYLPGLVAAFLQLSWGTKYRRFPNWLDRWLQQRKQLGLCAFLCAALHAVYSLCLPMRRSARYNLLNAAFKQVKVDQEDSWVEEEVWRMELYLSIGILALGLLSLLAISSLPTVGNSLNWREFSFVQSRLGYMALLMATLHTLTYGWDRGLDPEQYRFYLPPTFLLVLALPLAVLLGRLALFLPCVALRLSRIRRGWEKSRAIRFTLPEDEHNGRSQEDISNV
- the LOC115196070 gene encoding metalloreductase STEAP3 isoform X2 — its product is MPQEEMKKPLILGGASPRHLKTSISDPSTPLVGIMGTGDFSRSLATRLVASGYRVVVGSRNPKRCASLFPEEAEVTTQHQAATQADLVFVALFPEHYSTLAGLREPLVGKTLVDVSNGTKINRDKQSYAEQLASIFPESSVVKAFNVISAWSLQTGPRDGSRQVLICSDSSRAKSALLQICRSLGFIPVDMGRLSSAQEIENTPLYLFPSWRVPCLSTLCLFFFFYAYNFLRDVVHPYATAGKSKFYKIPVEMVNVTLPSVALVTLALVYLPGLVAAFLQLSWGTKYRRFPNWLDRWLQQRKQLGLCAFLCAALHAVYSLCLPMRRSARYNLLNAAFKQVKVDQEDSWVEEEVWRMELYLSIGILALGLLSLLAISSLPTVGNSLNWREFSFVQSRLGYMALLMATLHTLTYGWDRGLDPEQYRFYLPPTFLLVLALPLAVLLGRLALFLPCVALRLSRIRRGWEKSRAIRFTLPEDEHNGRSQEDISNV
- the LOC115196070 gene encoding metalloreductase STEAP3 isoform X3 codes for the protein MSARQKYTDVKKGAQDRMPQEEMKKPLILGGASPRHLKTSISDPSTPLVGIMGTGDFSRSLATRLVASGYRVVVGSRNPKRCASLFPEEAEVTTQHQAATQADLVFVALFPEHYSTLAGLREPLVGKTLVDVSNGTKINRDKQSYAEQLASIFPESSVVKAFNVISAWSLQTGPRDGSRQVLICSDSSRAKSALLQICRSLGFIPVDMGRLSSAQEIENTPLYLFPSWRVPCLSTLCLFFFFYAYNFLRDVVHPYATAGKSKFYKIPVEMVNVTLPSVALVTLALVYLPGLVAAFLQLSWGTKYRRFPNWLDRWLQQRKQLGLCAFLCAALHAVYSLCLPMRRSARYNLLNAAFKQVKVDQEDSWVEEEVWRMELYLSIGILALGLLSLLAISSLPTVGNSLNWREFSFVQG